Genomic window (Ureibacillus composti):
TTAAAGAGCGTTATGAAAACGGAGAATCTTTAGACCAACTTCTTCCTGAAGCGTTTGCGGTTTGTCGTGAAGCCGCTCGCCGTGTATTAGGGATGTTTCCATACCGCGTGCAAATTATGGGGGCTGCGGCATTACACGATGGAAATATTTCAGAAATGAAAACAGGGGAAGGTAAAACGTTAACTGCCACAATGGCTGTTTATCTTAATGCAATCACTGGCAAAGGCGTACACGTTGTAACAGTCAACGAATATCTTGCAAGCCGTGATGCTGGTGAGATGGGTGAACTTTATAATTTTTTAGGGTTAACAGTTGGTTTAAATTTAAATAGCCTTTCAAAAGAAGAAAAACGCGAAGCATATGCAGCAGATATTACATATAGCACAAACAACGAATTAGGTTTTGACTATTTACGTGATAACATGGTGCTTTATAAAGAAGAGCGAGTACAACGTCCGCTACATTATGCCGTAATCGATGAAGTTGACTCTATCTTAATCGATGAAGCGCGTACACCGCTTATTATTTCGGGTCAAGCTGGTCGAACTGCAAAACTTTATGTACAATCAAATGCCTTTGTTCGTATGTTGAAGGCTGAAGAGGATTACTCTTATGAAGAAACAACAAAAGGCGTTACATTAACGGAAAATGGGATTGCAAAAGCGGAGCGTGCCTTCGGTATTGACAACCTATTCGATTTAACTCATGTTCGTTTACTTCATGCAATTAACCAATCGTTGAAAGCACACGTATCTATGCACCTTGATGTAGATTATGTCGTGCAAGAAGGCGAGATTGTCATTGTTGATAGTTTCACAGGGCGTTTAATGAAAGGTCGTCGTTATTCAGATGGTTTACACCAAGCAATCGAGGCTAAAGAAGGTGTAGACATACAAAATGAATCGATGACAATGGCGACAATTACGTTCCAAAACTACTTCCGTATGTATCAAAAGCTTTCTGGTATGACAGGTACTGCGAAAACGGAAGAAGAAGAATTCCGCAACATTTACAATATGAATGTTGTCGTAATCCCAACAAACAGACCGATTCAACGTGATGACCGTCCAGATTTAATTTTTACGTCTATGAAAGGGAAGTTCGAAGCGGTTGCAGCGGATATCGCAGAGCGTCATAAAATCGGACAACCAGTTTTAGTTGGGACAGTTGCAATTGAAACTTCTGAAATCATTTCACAACTTTTAGATCGACATAAAATTCCTCACAACGTATTAAATGCGAAAAATCACGAACGTGAGGCTGAGATTATTGCCGATGCTGGGAAGAAAGGTTCGGTAACGATTGCTACAAACATGGCGGGTCGTGGTACGGATATTAAACTAGGTGAAGGTGTATTAGAAATCGGTGGCTTAGCTGTCATTGGGACTGAACGCCATGAATCTCGCCGTATTGATAACCAGTTACGTGGTCGTTCTGGACGTCAAGGGGACCCTGGTGTAACGCAATTCTATTTATCACTTGAAGATGAATTGATGCGTCGTTTCGGTTCAGATAATATGAAAAATATGATGACAAGATTGGGTATGGATGATACTCAACCGATTCAGTCCAAAATGGTTTCGAAAGCAGTTGAAGGTGCACAAAAACGTGTAGAAGGTAACAACTTTGATGCGCGTAAACGTTTATTACAATACGATGATGTTTTACGTCAACAACGTGAAGTTATTTACAAAGAACGTGCGGAAGTACTCGAAACTGAAAACATGCGTGGCCTAGTAGAGGGTATGATTCAAGAATCAATCGAAGAGATTGTGCAGATTCATACACAAGGTGATCAAAAAGATTGGAACTTTAAAGCACTTGAAGATTATATTCAAGCTAACCTTTTAGATGAAGGGGT
Coding sequences:
- the secA gene encoding preprotein translocase subunit SecA, which translates into the protein MANILNKLFDFNKKEVKKLEKIADRVESFASPMEQLSDDALKAKTTEFKERYENGESLDQLLPEAFAVCREAARRVLGMFPYRVQIMGAAALHDGNISEMKTGEGKTLTATMAVYLNAITGKGVHVVTVNEYLASRDAGEMGELYNFLGLTVGLNLNSLSKEEKREAYAADITYSTNNELGFDYLRDNMVLYKEERVQRPLHYAVIDEVDSILIDEARTPLIISGQAGRTAKLYVQSNAFVRMLKAEEDYSYEETTKGVTLTENGIAKAERAFGIDNLFDLTHVRLLHAINQSLKAHVSMHLDVDYVVQEGEIVIVDSFTGRLMKGRRYSDGLHQAIEAKEGVDIQNESMTMATITFQNYFRMYQKLSGMTGTAKTEEEEFRNIYNMNVVVIPTNRPIQRDDRPDLIFTSMKGKFEAVAADIAERHKIGQPVLVGTVAIETSEIISQLLDRHKIPHNVLNAKNHEREAEIIADAGKKGSVTIATNMAGRGTDIKLGEGVLEIGGLAVIGTERHESRRIDNQLRGRSGRQGDPGVTQFYLSLEDELMRRFGSDNMKNMMTRLGMDDTQPIQSKMVSKAVEGAQKRVEGNNFDARKRLLQYDDVLRQQREVIYKERAEVLETENMRGLVEGMIQESIEEIVQIHTQGDQKDWNFKALEDYIQANLLDEGVIKASDLEGKSPEEIINFIYSKVQESYNEKEEQLTPERMREFEKVILLRSIDTKWIDHIDAMDQLRQGIHLRAYGQTDPLREYENEGFAMFEDMKHSIREDVTKYAMKAQIRNNLEREEVAKGQAVNPKEDDAAPKKKQPVRKVETIGRNDLCPCGSGKKFKNCHGVTN